The Catenuloplanes niger genome includes a window with the following:
- a CDS encoding ThuA domain-containing protein, with the protein MKRKVRATLALALILGPVPLAAQPAAAAAAPQEDRVLVFHGPAAQQEDPVVKATQTIKEIAGVDVTESTDPAVFSRAELAKYRAVVFLSAAGAALNGDQEAALRTYVKAGNGFLGIGDAAKAQVDSSWFTGLIGTRPAGAGAEAVSKVTASGENPPSETAAKLADGDSATKWLVRTPTATVTYELAAARTIQSYALISANDFEGRDPRDWTLQGSADGQAWTDVDRRTNEDFAGRFLPKRYELATPASYRFWRLNITANSGEPLTQLADWKLFSSASAFPPAPAVAESVINILDRDHPSTKGLPLTVKRSDRWYNWEPNPLGTVHTVAQVEERHYNPGANPNGPFHPISWCRDYDGGRSFYTGMGHTEGSYGEDVFRKHLTGALNWTSGRVRGDCQATIASNYRIERITPPNQPGQLDQIGEPHGLTVAPDGTIFYVGKAACPSGPIVDWANPNVGLGCGTIHTYTPSTKAVKLVTTLPVMGNRGSGDELVKNEEGLLGIVTDPKFSENGWVYVYWMPHASIDREKRTGERTISRFTFRNGTWDMASRKDLLKFTVQIHSCCHAGGGMAFDAQGNLYIGSGDSNSSGGSGGYSGNNWTQEYAGISFQDARRTSGNTNDLAGKIIRIHPEADGTYTIPPGNLFPPGTPKTLPEIYVMGVRNISRLQIDEERQWLTAGWVGPDASAPSPELGPAKYETATILTSAGNQGWPYCMGNKQPYRDRSNTDATQLAGWYDCDNLKNTSPRNTGLVDIPPARNNMIWYSPDGGGPVFPAHDNGVPSYVAAQATYTQPYLKGGGQAVMSGPTYHHDRVNANSGVAWPKYWDDKWFLGDQSNGANRIAVTVDPAGVPSQSPPPFAETLRAILPTGAGDNQLYSWMDAKFGQDGALYMLDYGTGFFSLSPVQKLIKVSYTGGPATPVPAASSVAIQNKALAYAFDGSRSGGVGHRWDFGDGTSSTEINPRHTYARAGTYTVRHTVTYADGEVVTAQSAVTVDCAAPDTRANVVIGDTDTGVPNKKATGACTINDLIDDEGVWPDHDTFVRDVTTITNRLVKDGTITSRQAGALTRAAASSTVGLPGRTGYEPLFDGTPESLAGWEMAPSGEFTIQPDGNLRSAGGLGMLWHTKELGDFSLRLQFRDLGTGETRANSGVFARFPDPRTPVAQRPECGRTGSAATSPAWVAIYCGHEIQIYDGTTGEPQKTGSIYNFDPQPLANAGVTPKNVWNDYEVKVVGQHYTIIRNGVVINEFENAPGIQSSRAGDPPTDLRQFLTGHIGLQNHGNADVIEFRNIRVRSL; encoded by the coding sequence ATGAAACGGAAGGTAAGAGCCACCCTGGCCCTGGCCCTGATCCTCGGACCAGTCCCACTCGCCGCGCAGCCGGCCGCGGCCGCGGCGGCACCGCAGGAGGACCGGGTCCTGGTCTTCCACGGGCCCGCGGCCCAGCAGGAGGACCCGGTCGTCAAGGCCACCCAGACGATCAAGGAGATCGCCGGGGTGGACGTCACGGAGAGCACCGACCCGGCCGTCTTCAGCAGGGCCGAGCTGGCCAAGTACCGCGCGGTCGTGTTCCTGTCCGCGGCCGGCGCCGCGCTGAACGGTGACCAGGAAGCGGCGCTGCGCACGTACGTCAAGGCCGGCAACGGTTTCCTCGGCATCGGCGACGCGGCCAAGGCGCAGGTGGACTCGTCCTGGTTCACCGGCCTGATCGGCACCCGGCCGGCGGGCGCGGGCGCGGAGGCGGTCTCGAAGGTCACCGCGAGCGGGGAGAACCCGCCGAGCGAGACCGCGGCCAAGCTCGCCGACGGCGACTCGGCGACGAAGTGGCTGGTCCGCACGCCGACGGCTACGGTCACCTACGAGCTGGCCGCGGCGCGGACCATCCAGTCGTACGCGCTGATCTCGGCCAACGACTTCGAGGGCCGTGACCCGCGGGACTGGACGCTGCAGGGCTCCGCGGACGGTCAGGCGTGGACCGACGTGGACCGCCGCACGAACGAGGACTTCGCCGGCCGCTTCCTGCCGAAGCGCTACGAGCTGGCCACGCCCGCGTCGTACCGGTTCTGGCGGCTGAACATCACGGCGAACAGCGGTGAGCCGCTCACCCAGCTGGCCGACTGGAAGCTGTTCTCCAGCGCGTCCGCGTTCCCGCCCGCGCCGGCCGTGGCCGAGTCCGTGATCAACATCCTGGACCGGGACCACCCGTCGACGAAGGGCCTGCCGCTGACCGTGAAGCGGTCGGACCGCTGGTACAACTGGGAGCCGAACCCGCTGGGCACCGTGCACACGGTCGCGCAGGTCGAGGAGCGGCACTACAACCCGGGTGCGAACCCGAACGGGCCGTTCCACCCGATCTCCTGGTGCCGCGACTACGACGGTGGGCGCTCCTTCTACACCGGCATGGGGCACACCGAGGGCAGCTACGGCGAGGACGTGTTCCGCAAGCACCTCACCGGCGCGCTGAACTGGACGTCCGGCCGGGTGCGCGGCGACTGCCAGGCGACGATCGCGTCGAACTACAGGATCGAGCGGATCACGCCGCCGAACCAGCCCGGCCAGCTCGACCAGATCGGCGAGCCGCACGGCCTGACCGTGGCGCCGGACGGCACGATCTTCTACGTCGGCAAGGCGGCGTGCCCGAGCGGCCCGATCGTGGACTGGGCGAACCCGAACGTGGGTCTCGGCTGCGGCACGATCCACACGTACACGCCGTCGACGAAGGCGGTGAAGCTGGTGACCACGCTGCCGGTGATGGGCAACCGGGGCAGCGGCGACGAGCTGGTCAAGAACGAGGAAGGCCTGCTCGGCATCGTCACCGACCCGAAGTTCAGCGAGAACGGCTGGGTCTACGTCTACTGGATGCCGCACGCGTCGATCGACCGGGAGAAGCGGACCGGTGAGCGCACGATCAGCCGGTTCACCTTCAGGAACGGCACGTGGGACATGGCCTCCCGCAAGGACCTGCTGAAGTTCACCGTGCAGATCCACAGCTGCTGCCACGCGGGCGGCGGCATGGCGTTCGACGCGCAGGGCAACCTCTACATCGGTTCCGGTGACAGCAACTCGTCCGGCGGCTCCGGCGGCTACTCCGGCAACAACTGGACGCAGGAGTACGCGGGCATCTCGTTCCAGGACGCGCGCCGCACCTCCGGTAACACCAACGACCTGGCCGGGAAGATCATCCGCATCCACCCGGAGGCGGACGGGACGTACACGATCCCGCCGGGCAACCTGTTCCCGCCCGGCACCCCGAAGACGCTGCCCGAGATCTACGTGATGGGCGTGCGCAACATCTCCCGGCTGCAGATCGACGAGGAACGGCAGTGGCTGACCGCGGGCTGGGTCGGGCCGGACGCGTCCGCGCCGAGCCCGGAACTGGGCCCGGCGAAGTACGAGACGGCCACCATCCTCACCTCCGCGGGCAACCAGGGCTGGCCGTACTGCATGGGCAACAAGCAGCCGTACCGGGATCGCAGCAACACCGACGCGACCCAGCTGGCCGGCTGGTACGACTGCGACAACCTGAAGAACACGTCGCCGCGCAACACCGGTCTGGTCGACATCCCGCCGGCCCGGAACAACATGATCTGGTACTCGCCGGACGGCGGCGGCCCGGTCTTCCCGGCGCACGACAACGGCGTACCGTCCTATGTGGCGGCTCAGGCGACGTACACCCAGCCGTACCTGAAGGGCGGCGGCCAGGCGGTCATGTCCGGGCCGACCTACCACCACGACCGGGTGAACGCGAACAGCGGCGTGGCGTGGCCGAAGTACTGGGACGACAAGTGGTTCCTCGGTGACCAGTCCAACGGGGCCAACCGGATCGCGGTGACCGTGGACCCGGCGGGCGTGCCGTCGCAGTCACCGCCGCCGTTCGCGGAGACGCTGCGCGCGATCCTGCCGACCGGTGCCGGCGACAACCAGCTCTACTCCTGGATGGACGCGAAGTTCGGCCAGGACGGCGCGCTCTACATGCTCGACTACGGCACCGGTTTCTTCAGCCTCAGCCCGGTGCAGAAGCTGATCAAGGTGTCGTACACCGGCGGTCCGGCCACCCCGGTCCCGGCGGCGTCGTCGGTCGCGATCCAGAACAAGGCGCTGGCGTACGCGTTCGACGGCTCCCGCTCCGGCGGCGTCGGACACCGCTGGGACTTCGGTGACGGCACGTCCTCCACCGAGATCAACCCGCGGCACACGTACGCGAGGGCCGGCACCTACACGGTCAGGCACACCGTCACGTACGCGGACGGTGAGGTGGTCACCGCGCAGTCGGCCGTGACCGTGGACTGCGCCGCACCGGACACCCGCGCGAACGTGGTCATCGGCGACACGGACACCGGCGTGCCGAACAAGAAGGCCACCGGCGCCTGCACGATCAACGACCTGATCGACGACGAGGGCGTCTGGCCGGACCACGACACGTTCGTCCGGGACGTCACCACGATCACGAACCGGCTGGTCAAGGACGGCACGATCACCAGCCGGCAGGCGGGCGCGCTGACCCGCGCGGCCGCGTCGTCGACGGTCGGCCTGCCCGGCCGGACCGGATACGAGCCGCTGTTCGACGGCACGCCGGAGTCGCTGGCCGGCTGGGAGATGGCGCCGTCGGGCGAGTTCACCATCCAGCCGGACGGCAACCTGCGCTCCGCCGGTGGCCTGGGCATGCTCTGGCACACCAAGGAACTGGGCGACTTCTCGCTCCGGTTGCAGTTCCGCGACCTGGGCACCGGCGAGACCCGCGCGAACAGCGGCGTCTTCGCCCGGTTCCCGGACCCGCGCACGCCGGTCGCGCAACGGCCGGAGTGCGGCCGGACCGGGTCGGCGGCCACGTCACCGGCCTGGGTGGCGATCTACTGCGGCCACGAGATCCAGATCTACGACGGTACGACCGGGGAGCCGCAGAAGACCGGGTCGATCTACAACTTCGACCCGCAGCCGCTGGCCAACGCCGGTGTCACGCCGAAGAACGTCTGGAACGACTACGAGGTCAAGGTGGTCGGCCAGCACTACACCATCATCCGCAACGGCGTGGTGATCAACGAGTTCGAGAACGCGCCGGGCATCCAGTCGTCGCGGGCCGGTGACCCACCGACCGACCTGCGGCAGTTCCTCACCGGACACATCGGCCTGCAGAACCACGGCAACGCCGACGTGATCGAGTTCCGCAACATCCGGGTGCGGTCGCTCTAA
- a CDS encoding multicopper oxidase domain-containing protein, producing MDNADRDAGRGRRWAFSRRSIFGIGALGLAVPTLTAAVTSNGTPARAAGAVRKITIYAESLGNNQYGYGLERGRATIPGPILEMYEGDTLEITLVNTTDQRLSIHPHGVDYDTTSDGSPFNGSFNAPGETRTYTWRSHEMTAAAGRRFLPGSAGYWHYHDHAMGTDHGTAGVLRGLYGALIVRRRGDILPDKQFVAVLHDTTINNRIAPDTPIFEANLGQRVEWVAIGHGNLYHTFHLHSHRWADNRTGYLEGPSDPSASIDNKDLGPGSSFGFQVLAGDGGGPGAWMYHCHVQSHSDTGMSGVFLVRNADGSMPPGAQEAIDRFKGHRHIQSDHGGHTG from the coding sequence ATGGACAACGCTGACAGGGACGCTGGGAGGGGCCGGAGGTGGGCCTTCTCGCGGCGGTCGATCTTCGGGATCGGGGCGCTCGGGCTGGCCGTGCCCACGCTCACCGCCGCGGTCACGTCGAACGGGACGCCCGCGCGGGCCGCCGGCGCGGTCCGGAAGATCACGATCTACGCCGAGTCGCTGGGCAACAACCAGTACGGCTACGGCCTCGAGCGCGGTAGGGCCACCATCCCCGGGCCGATCCTGGAGATGTACGAGGGCGACACGCTGGAGATCACGCTGGTCAACACGACGGACCAGCGGCTGTCGATCCACCCGCACGGCGTCGACTACGACACGACCTCGGACGGCTCACCGTTCAACGGGTCGTTCAACGCGCCGGGGGAGACCCGGACGTACACCTGGCGGTCGCACGAGATGACCGCGGCCGCGGGGCGGCGGTTCCTGCCGGGCAGCGCGGGCTACTGGCACTACCACGACCACGCGATGGGCACCGACCACGGCACCGCGGGCGTGCTGCGCGGGCTCTACGGCGCGCTGATCGTGCGGCGCCGCGGGGACATCCTGCCGGACAAGCAGTTCGTGGCCGTGCTGCACGACACCACGATCAACAACCGGATCGCGCCGGACACGCCGATCTTCGAGGCGAACCTCGGCCAGCGCGTCGAGTGGGTCGCGATCGGCCACGGCAACCTCTACCACACGTTCCACCTGCACTCGCACCGCTGGGCGGACAACCGGACCGGCTACCTCGAGGGGCCGTCCGACCCGTCCGCCTCGATCGACAACAAGGATCTCGGGCCGGGCAGCTCGTTCGGGTTCCAGGTGCTGGCCGGTGACGGTGGCGGGCCGGGGGCCTGGATGTACCACTGCCACGTGCAGAGCCACTCCGACACCGGCATGTCCGGTGTCTTCCTGGTGCGCAACGCGGACGGCAGCATGCCGCCCGGCGCGCAGGAGGCGATCGACCGCTTCAAGGGACACAGGCACATCCAGTCCGACCACGGAGGTCACACCGGATGA
- a CDS encoding RibD family protein, with protein sequence MTERPYVLLSCAASIDGYIDDASPERLLLSDDADFDRVDDERARCDAILAGPTTIRNDDPRLLVRSAARRDARVARGLPPTPVKVTVTRSGDLDPAARFFATGEVLVYAATPVVERTRRAVGAHATVIPADDLETLLADLAGRGIRTLMVEGGSAMHTWFLTAGLVDELQLVVAPFFVGDSRAPRFVGDGAFPWNAAHRARLADVTPIGDAVLLRYALSDRTRP encoded by the coding sequence GTGACCGAACGCCCGTACGTCCTGCTGAGCTGCGCCGCGTCGATCGACGGCTACATCGACGACGCGAGCCCGGAGCGGCTGCTGCTGTCCGACGACGCCGACTTCGACCGGGTCGACGACGAACGGGCCCGCTGCGACGCGATCCTGGCCGGGCCCACGACGATCCGGAACGACGATCCCCGCCTGCTGGTACGGTCGGCCGCCCGCCGCGACGCCCGGGTGGCCCGCGGCCTGCCGCCGACGCCGGTGAAGGTGACCGTGACCCGGAGCGGCGACCTCGACCCGGCGGCCCGGTTCTTCGCCACCGGCGAGGTGCTCGTCTACGCGGCCACGCCGGTGGTGGAGAGGACCCGCCGGGCCGTGGGCGCGCACGCCACCGTGATCCCCGCGGACGACCTGGAGACCCTGCTGGCGGACCTCGCCGGGCGCGGGATCCGGACGCTGATGGTCGAGGGCGGGTCGGCCATGCACACCTGGTTCCTGACCGCCGGGCTGGTGGACGAGCTGCAGCTGGTGGTCGCGCCGTTCTTCGTCGGCGACTCGCGGGCGCCCCGGTTCGTCGGCGACGGCGCGTTCCCGTGGAACGCGGCGCACCGCGCCCGGCTCGCGGACGTCACGCCGATCGGCGACGCGGTCCTGCTGCGCTACGCGCTCTCCGACCGTACCCGGCCATGA
- a CDS encoding HAD family hydrolase has translation MELDLPPVVFDIGGVLTTAEGGVTPLSGLLGIPRDRFAEPYWRHRAEYDRGQPAEDYWRKVAADLGVTWPAEEIARIDEFDARRWSEPAPGRLELIHTLQSAGVRTALLSNAPASMARVARESRWSAGFDHRFFSCDLGVIKPEPEIYAEVERTLGTHHLIFFDDRPPNVAAARDRGWQAHVWTGVPAARTVLGLAPQAT, from the coding sequence GTGGAACTCGATCTGCCGCCGGTGGTCTTCGACATCGGCGGGGTGCTCACCACGGCCGAGGGCGGCGTGACCCCGCTCTCCGGCCTGCTCGGCATCCCGCGTGACCGGTTCGCCGAGCCGTACTGGCGGCACCGGGCGGAGTACGACCGCGGTCAGCCGGCCGAGGACTACTGGCGGAAGGTCGCGGCGGACCTCGGCGTCACCTGGCCGGCCGAGGAGATCGCCCGGATCGACGAGTTCGACGCGCGCCGCTGGTCCGAGCCGGCCCCGGGCCGGCTGGAGCTGATCCACACGCTGCAGTCGGCCGGCGTCCGCACCGCGCTGCTGTCCAACGCGCCGGCCTCGATGGCCCGGGTCGCCCGGGAGAGCCGCTGGTCGGCCGGTTTCGACCACCGGTTCTTCTCCTGCGACCTCGGCGTGATCAAACCGGAGCCGGAGATCTACGCCGAGGTGGAGCGGACGCTCGGCACCCACCACCTGATCTTCTTCGACGACCGCCCGCCGAACGTGGCCGCGGCCCGCGACCGCGGCTGGCAGGCGCACGTCTGGACCGGTGTCCCCGCCGCCCGTACCGTTCTCGGGCTTGCGCCTCAAGCGACTTGA
- a CDS encoding MerR family transcriptional regulator has product MNERYAIGDVARRTGLSVSAIRFYADEGIVLPAGSNGAGHRMYDIDGIARLELVRTLRELDAGLDEIRHVLAGEKTLRDLATTHLELISRQEARLRSRRAVLRTILRQGSTGEQVTLMHKLAGMSDEDRDRLLDDFWAEVSTGLEVPETLMGWWRSARPQLPDQPTTAQLEAWIELAELVRDPAIRVAVRRQLHEICTTGAGPMMTASPMLAAFEEAAPIGQAAMDAVRDAVPPDSAGARAIADSWVGWLAALIQVPVDADFRRQCADNMVLADELDTGPDGDGPFDRYLTLVSAISEPQPGFPYLWLADAIRATV; this is encoded by the coding sequence ATGAACGAGCGGTATGCGATCGGCGACGTCGCCCGGCGGACCGGCCTGAGCGTCAGCGCCATCCGCTTCTACGCGGACGAGGGCATCGTGCTCCCGGCCGGCAGCAACGGCGCCGGACACCGGATGTACGACATCGACGGCATCGCCCGGCTGGAGCTGGTCCGGACGCTGCGCGAACTCGACGCCGGGCTGGACGAGATCCGGCACGTCCTGGCCGGCGAGAAGACACTGCGCGACCTGGCCACCACCCACCTGGAGCTGATCTCCCGGCAGGAGGCGCGGCTCCGCAGCCGCCGCGCCGTGCTCCGCACCATCCTGCGGCAGGGCTCCACCGGCGAACAGGTGACGCTGATGCACAAGCTGGCCGGCATGTCCGACGAGGACCGCGACCGGCTGCTGGACGACTTCTGGGCCGAGGTCAGCACCGGCCTGGAGGTGCCGGAGACGCTGATGGGCTGGTGGCGTTCGGCCCGCCCGCAACTGCCGGACCAGCCCACGACGGCCCAGCTGGAGGCGTGGATCGAACTGGCCGAACTGGTCCGCGACCCGGCCATCCGGGTCGCCGTCCGCCGGCAGCTCCACGAGATCTGCACCACCGGCGCCGGCCCGATGATGACGGCCTCCCCGATGCTGGCCGCGTTCGAGGAGGCCGCGCCGATCGGCCAGGCCGCCATGGACGCCGTCCGCGACGCCGTCCCACCGGACTCCGCCGGCGCCCGCGCGATCGCGGACAGCTGGGTGGGCTGGCTGGCCGCGCTGATCCAGGTTCCCGTCGACGCCGACTTCCGCCGCCAGTGCGCGGACAACATGGTCCTCGCCGACGAGCTGGACACCGGCCCGGACGGCGACGGCCCGTTCGACCGCTACCTGACGCTGGTCTCGGCGATCAGCGAGCCCCAGCCCGGGTTTCCCTACCTCTGGCTGGCCGACGCCATTCGCGCCACGGTCTGA
- a CDS encoding ABC transporter ATP-binding protein, whose amino-acid sequence MVTRAHCPWRRRTGEMDGMVIDVQHLNLRYGDFHAVRDLSFHVERGELYALLGTNGAGKTSTLEIVEGHRAPTSGTVTVFGASPRDRAAVRPRIGIMLQESGFTPDLTVRESVRLIGGLTGREDTVDRVLAIVDLTAKAGTLVSQLSGGEKRRLDFATAVWGAPELIFLDEPTTGLDIQSRDALWAAVDRLREDGSTIVLTTHYLPASPPLLVVAVLSTVVMMVALSLATAGLTNSPEHAQVTTLPVSLGVIAVSSWVGITGTADLTLLKRLLPGGAATELVLDAWNGGAPLTDSLILLAPTLSWVVIAISLAARMFRWEPRR is encoded by the coding sequence GTGGTGACGCGAGCGCACTGCCCGTGGCGCCGCCGCACCGGTGAGATGGACGGCATGGTCATCGACGTGCAGCACCTGAACCTCCGCTACGGCGACTTCCACGCCGTCCGGGACCTGTCCTTCCACGTGGAGCGGGGTGAGCTCTACGCGCTGCTCGGCACGAACGGCGCCGGCAAGACCTCGACGCTGGAGATCGTCGAGGGTCACCGGGCGCCCACGTCGGGCACGGTCACGGTCTTCGGCGCCAGCCCGCGCGACCGTGCCGCCGTCCGCCCCCGGATCGGCATCATGCTGCAGGAGAGCGGCTTCACGCCGGACCTGACCGTACGCGAGTCGGTGCGCCTGATCGGCGGGCTCACCGGGCGGGAGGACACCGTCGACCGGGTGCTCGCGATCGTCGACCTCACCGCCAAGGCCGGGACGCTGGTGTCCCAGCTGTCCGGCGGCGAGAAACGCCGGCTCGACTTCGCCACCGCGGTCTGGGGCGCCCCCGAGCTGATCTTCCTGGACGAGCCGACCACCGGCCTGGACATCCAGTCCCGCGACGCGCTGTGGGCCGCGGTCGACCGGCTCCGCGAGGACGGCTCCACCATCGTGCTCACCACCCACTACCTCCCGGCCAGCCCGCCGCTGCTCGTCGTCGCCGTCCTCTCCACCGTGGTCATGATGGTCGCGCTCAGCCTGGCCACCGCCGGCCTGACCAACTCGCCGGAGCACGCCCAGGTCACCACGCTCCCGGTCAGCCTCGGCGTGATCGCGGTCAGCAGCTGGGTCGGCATCACCGGCACCGCCGACCTGACCCTGCTCAAGCGCCTCCTCCCCGGCGGCGCCGCCACCGAACTCGTGCTCGACGCCTGGAACGGCGGCGCCCCGCTCACCGACTCGCTGATCCTGCTGGCGCCGACGCTGAGCTGGGTGGTCATCGCGATCTCGCTGGCCGCCCGGATGTTCCGCTGGGAACCCCGCCGCTGA
- a CDS encoding sensor histidine kinase, producing the protein MTFDRATATRGQLRTLNLVTGLPPIVGAGTLTLALDATSWWQVLILSTGLIAAVVAFERWTANDLFRVAVPCLVVTVVVWPAGALWLASPSAYFGLCIVGSHLVPRLPRFRRAAAIALPLYIGVVGALHPLLHGGEMPGTLVRYVLLPTVVTSVVAGFMFPNKRFYDVVEELEESREREAELAVARERVRFAGDLHDIQGHTLHVVKLKTALARKLIRSDPARAEEELREIHALVSDTITQTRELVYAKRRLNLTVELANATNLFEAAGIAVTVDGAVAADARPLLGQVLRETTTNILRHAQATTVRITLTGAGITIVNDGVRGPVAEPRGLAALRQRVASDGGVLLAEHRDGVFTTAATWEDPR; encoded by the coding sequence ATGACGTTCGATCGCGCGACCGCGACCCGGGGTCAGCTGCGCACGCTCAACCTGGTCACCGGCCTGCCGCCGATCGTCGGGGCCGGGACGCTGACCCTGGCGCTGGACGCCACGTCCTGGTGGCAGGTGCTGATCCTGTCGACCGGCCTGATCGCGGCGGTGGTGGCGTTCGAGCGGTGGACCGCGAACGACCTGTTCCGGGTGGCGGTGCCGTGTCTGGTGGTGACCGTGGTGGTGTGGCCGGCCGGCGCGCTGTGGCTGGCGAGCCCGAGCGCGTACTTCGGCCTGTGCATCGTGGGCTCGCACCTGGTGCCGCGGCTGCCCCGGTTCCGCCGCGCGGCCGCGATCGCGCTGCCGCTCTACATCGGCGTGGTCGGCGCGCTGCATCCGCTCCTCCACGGCGGCGAGATGCCCGGCACGCTGGTGCGCTACGTGCTGCTGCCGACCGTGGTGACCTCGGTGGTGGCCGGGTTCATGTTCCCGAACAAGCGGTTCTACGACGTGGTGGAGGAACTGGAGGAGTCGCGTGAGCGGGAGGCGGAGCTGGCCGTGGCGCGCGAACGGGTGCGCTTCGCCGGCGACCTGCACGACATCCAGGGGCACACGCTGCACGTGGTGAAGCTGAAGACCGCGCTGGCGCGCAAGCTGATCCGGTCCGACCCGGCGCGGGCCGAGGAGGAACTGCGCGAGATCCACGCGCTGGTCAGTGACACCATCACCCAGACCAGGGAACTGGTGTACGCGAAACGCCGGCTGAACCTGACCGTCGAGCTGGCGAACGCGACGAACCTGTTCGAGGCGGCCGGGATCGCGGTGACCGTGGACGGCGCGGTCGCGGCGGACGCCCGCCCGCTGCTCGGCCAGGTGCTCCGCGAGACCACCACCAACATCCTCCGGCACGCGCAGGCCACCACGGTACGGATCACGCTCACCGGCGCCGGCATCACGATCGTGAACGACGGCGTCCGCGGTCCGGTGGCGGAACCGCGCGGGCTCGCCGCGCTGCGGCAGCGGGTGGCGTCGGACGGCGGCGTGCTGCTCGCGGAGCACCGGGACGGTGTCTTCACCACCGCCGCCACCTGGGAGGACCCGCGATGA
- a CDS encoding response regulator transcription factor has protein sequence MTTVVLADDEALLRKALAALLPMEGDITVLAEASDGASAIEETLRHRPDVLVIDLEMPGVDGLGAVAEIRRSRPDQVILMLTRHARPGVLRKALKLGVQGFVSKAAEPAHITSVITTLHAGRRWIDPDVSAIAVIDDCPLTDRELDVLRETGGGWSVVEIAARLHLAPGTVRNYLSSAMQKTQTQTRHEAARYAREHDWL, from the coding sequence ATGACGACCGTGGTGCTGGCCGACGACGAGGCGTTGCTGCGCAAGGCGCTGGCCGCGCTGCTGCCGATGGAGGGCGACATCACCGTGCTCGCGGAGGCGTCCGACGGCGCGTCCGCGATCGAGGAGACGCTGCGGCACCGGCCGGACGTGCTGGTCATCGACCTGGAGATGCCGGGGGTGGACGGGCTCGGCGCGGTCGCGGAGATCCGCCGTTCCCGGCCGGACCAGGTGATCCTGATGCTGACCCGGCACGCGCGGCCGGGCGTGCTGCGCAAGGCGCTGAAGCTGGGCGTGCAGGGGTTCGTCAGCAAGGCCGCGGAGCCGGCACACATCACCTCGGTGATCACCACCCTGCACGCCGGCCGGCGCTGGATCGACCCGGACGTGTCCGCGATCGCGGTGATCGACGACTGCCCGCTCACCGACCGCGAACTGGACGTGCTGCGCGAGACGGGCGGTGGCTGGTCGGTGGTGGAGATCGCGGCGCGGCTGCACCTGGCGCCGGGCACGGTCCGCAACTACCTGTCCAGCGCGATGCAGAAGACCCAGACACAGACGCGCCACGAGGCGGCCCGCTACGCGCGGGAACACGACTGGCTCTGA
- a CDS encoding cyclase family protein: METFPTNWGRWGADDQLGAVNLITGEVRARAAAEARTGRTVSLARVSAIAPLTGGPTASMTAGSTGVQTVMMFTGDAPMAMAEVMIMTPHHPEITHLDGLSHMVVDGQVYPGIARSASSGPAGVRHGAADAFGDGILTRGVLLDLAPGGALPEHHAVTADDLDAAARRGGVEVRSGDALIVRGGWERATAGDRDLPGMTSGAVRWMHDHEISLYGGDIGDARPPIAGDVPGALHRLALTRLAIPLLDGVNAEALAAVCAELDRYTFMLVVGAPRIAGTTGLPVNPIAVF, translated from the coding sequence ATGGAGACGTTTCCCACGAACTGGGGGCGCTGGGGCGCGGACGACCAGCTCGGTGCCGTCAATCTCATCACCGGCGAGGTGCGGGCGCGGGCCGCGGCCGAGGCGCGGACCGGACGCACGGTGTCGCTGGCGCGGGTGTCGGCGATCGCGCCGCTGACCGGCGGGCCGACGGCGTCGATGACGGCGGGATCGACGGGCGTGCAGACCGTCATGATGTTCACCGGGGACGCGCCGATGGCGATGGCCGAGGTCATGATCATGACGCCGCACCACCCGGAGATCACCCACCTGGACGGGCTGTCGCACATGGTCGTCGACGGTCAGGTGTACCCGGGGATCGCCCGGTCGGCGAGCTCCGGCCCGGCCGGCGTGCGGCACGGTGCGGCCGACGCGTTCGGCGACGGCATCCTCACCCGGGGCGTGCTGCTCGACCTCGCGCCCGGCGGCGCGCTGCCGGAGCACCACGCGGTGACCGCGGACGACCTGGACGCGGCCGCGAGGCGCGGTGGGGTCGAGGTGCGGTCCGGCGACGCGCTGATCGTCCGCGGCGGCTGGGAGCGGGCGACCGCCGGCGACCGGGACCTGCCCGGCATGACGTCCGGCGCGGTGCGCTGGATGCACGACCACGAGATCTCGCTGTACGGCGGCGACATCGGCGACGCCCGCCCGCCCATCGCCGGCGACGTCCCCGGCGCGCTGCACCGCCTGGCCCTGACCCGGCTGGCCATCCCGCTGCTCGACGGCGTCAACGCGGAGGCGCTCGCCGCGGTCTGCGCCGAACTGGACCGCTACACGTTCATGCTGGTCGTCGGCGCGCCCCGGATCGCCGGCACGACCGGCCTGCCGGTCAACCCGATCGCGGTCTTCTGA